A single Eremothecium sinecaudum strain ATCC 58844 chromosome VIII, complete sequence DNA region contains:
- the BUD13 gene encoding Bud13p (Syntenic homolog of Ashbya gossypii ADL047W; Syntenic homolog of Saccharomyces cerevisiae YGL174W (BUD13)), translated as MSLNNYLSETYGSKKSSKSKSKQGSNSARNVNIVDSPQQIVFTDNNRLNSKSKDPKKKKTGLWKNLDTNEIVDVKKEEPIKMSSGASAGLQSAEDVARQIKEKQERDKLEAGGSGGGNQSTVFRDESGRVIENYDAYRKEKALRNDLQKRAKERKLAELNMSDIQLYQKKNPGWKGTIDDKDNLKTEDPIIAFTAENGKQQVKTSPLGRKLYEGIYPENRFGIAPGWRWDGVDRSTGFERKWFAKQNEINEKQIQDYTLQRD; from the coding sequence ATGTCTTTAAACAACTATCTATCAGAAACTTACGGCTCCAAGAAAAGTTCTAAGTCGAAGTCAAAACAAGGCTCAAACTCAGCTCGAAATGTCAATATAGTGGATTCACCACAGCAGATTGTATTTACTGATAATAATCGTTTAAACTCTAAGTCTAAGGATCctaaaaagaagaagactGGTCTGTGGAAGAATCTAGATACTAATGAAATTGTTGATGTTAAGAAAGAAGAGCCAATTAAGATGTCATCTGGCGCTTCCGCTGGATTACAGAGTGCAGAGGATGTTGCTAGGCAAATAAAAGAGAAACAGGAGCGAGATAAGCTAGAAGCAGGTGGTAGTGGAGGTGGTAACCAATCTACAGTATTTAGGGATGAATCTGGTCGTGTAATAGAAAATTATGACGCCTATAGAAAAGAGAAGGCGCTGCGAAATGATCTTCAAAAGCGAGCTAAGGAGCGAAAACTTGCAGAATTGAATATGAGTGATATTCAGTTATATCAAAAGAAGAATCCTGGTTGGAAAGGTACTATTGATGATAAGGATAACTTAAAAACTGAAGATCCTATAATTGCATTTACAGCTGAAAATGGAAAGCAACAGGTTAAGACATCGCCTTTAGGCAGAAAGCTTTATGAAGGTATATATCCAGAAAATCGGTTTGGTATAGCACCTGGCTGGCGATGGGACGGGGTAGATAGATCAACGGGATTTGAGCGAAAGTGGTTTGCTAAACAGAATGAAATAAACGAGAAACAGATACAGGACTATACACTACAACGAGACTAA
- the SAE2 gene encoding ssDNA endodeoxyribonuclease SAE2 (Syntenic homolog of Ashbya gossypii ADL048C; Syntenic homolog of Saccharomyces cerevisiae YGL175C (SAE2)) gives MTAGSQSYELKDWLRDLSWEHIISLQYDIADELARRVRDMQNNQRRMPSNTSDTEDITWSEISEKHRSPSGKFFVSARNQHIPSDADLNSQPLIPGTLELNGKQFLLTSSPLKKDTFGENSKASNYMQSSPAMNSPNVKIESPQKPLFKSYTKIPQLKQESLRPKVVSDVEGDEEQISDSEGDLTGPIIKDPPSSLRRPKRIKVDFNINPITKRPWIYEDFSPNHEVINTLSKSRLKDYRRTKMNEMAGIEQEETKTLANHDASFNESFPLYENLRHRSKSPPGYGRMDFPTTQELREEKELAQEMIYQRTKHRFKMAVQTGIPRSEREYYFKNAQLNEWVDNGEITWSKDKLQVYRKTPIR, from the coding sequence ATGACTGCAGGTAGTCAATCTTATGAATTAAAGGATTGGCTACGTGATCTTTCATGGGAGCACATTATTTCATTACAATATGACATTGCAGATGAGCTAGCAAGGCGTGTACGAGATATGCAAAATAATCAACGTCGTATGCCCTCAAATACGTCCGATACTGAAGATATTACATGGTCTGAAATTAGCGAGAAGCACCGCTCACCGAGTGGTAAATTCTTCGTGAGTGCACGTAATCAACATATACCCAGTGACGCGGATTTAAATTCTCAGCCATTAATACCTGGTACTTTAGAATTGAATGGCAAGCAGTTTTTGCTCACCAGCTCTCCGCTAAAGAAGGATACATTTGGTGAAAACTCCAAAGCATCGAATTATATGCAGTCTTCACCAGCTATGAATTCTCCAAATGTTAAGATCGAGTCCCCACAGAAGCCATTATTTAAAAGCTATACTAAAATCCCTCAGCTTAAACAGGAATCTTTAAGGCCAAAAGTCGTCTCCGATGTTGAGGGTGACGAAGAACAGATCAGTGACTCAGAAGGAGATTTGACTGGTCCAATTATTAAAGATCCTCCCTCCTCTTTGCGACGACCGAAAAGAATCAAAGTTGACTTTAATATCAACCCAATAACAAAGAGACCCTGGATTTACGAAGATTTCAGCCCAAACCATGAAGTTATTAATACACTATCCAAGTCGAGATTAAAGGACTATAGGCGAACGAAAATGAACGAAATGGCTGGTATTGAACAGGAAGAGACCAAGACGTTGGCTAATCATGACGCGAGCTTTAATGAATCATTCCCACTTTACGAAAATTTAAGACACCGCTCTAAATCACCTCCAGGATATGGTAGAATGGATTTCCCCACTACTCAGGAGCTTCGCGAAGAAAAGGAGCTGGCACAGGAGATGATTTACCAGAGAACAAAGCACAGGTTCAAGATGGCAGTTCAAACTGGGATACCGCGAAGCGAGCGAGAATACTACTTCAAGAATGCACAATTGAACGAATGGGTTGACAACGGGGAAATCACTTGGTCAAAGGATAAGCTACAGGTTTACAGGAAAACACCGATAAGATAG
- the AGC1 gene encoding citrin (Syntenic homolog of Ashbya gossypii ADL049W; Syntenic homolog of Saccharomyces cerevisiae YPR021C (AGC1)), with product MELANSSTGKKLRQLEIFKAYAKPNGISSGRNELVLNYNDFIDLLLNFRSTYSNFAGGRYNLNEIPRNVFGCIFFAMDENNKGYLNLNDWFHFNNILEYEGYQYIILFEFFRKFEVKRPLGEAKSINYGNKFLTFDELYLNAEQFRATLGLLHDCVTDQFIVSNDLFLDWNGFEWFRWYEVFPRGSSAFGPSISLNSIICMIQNDIREEKLRLGFNALAYKDVQSKSTLIMKDDLISLMRLFYSHRVPVGVFSSLQLAAASNSGIQSGTAVSYTVFRDLFFLFHNFDILNQLVHNFAQAHAFTAKEVRERPITKNNLLSFLNVEYNKVNNIIDFTPTQLSLLFSVVSQFKKLPEQDANVPQEQKDSIIESFLQEEYLQGGTIGEGKFQKFREDCKDIISDNVTDKNEENIFSRYLRLIPFLKSKLVQTTSEIHSHDNITLEDVMKIVNPNYLHDVVHRLELKRIQKETRNSNMYLYPVWDSIYNFFFGSIAGCIGATAVYPIDMIKTRMQAQRANSRYKSYLDCMVKIFSREGIRGMYSGLGPQLIGVAPEKAIKLTVNDYMREALTSRSGKLSFPSEVLAGASAGACQVMFTNPLEIVKIRLQVKSESTTSPTKHINALSIVRSLGFRGLYKGAGACLLRDIPFSAIYFPSYAHFKADIFHFDPKDSNKRSRLSTWQLLVAGALAGMPAAFLTTPVDVVKTRLQIEPRKGESMYNGIWHAFRTIFKEEGLRSFFKGGPARVLRSSPQFGFTLAAYEIFQNIFPTQSATNNDNNNRNDNSPKMNSIFQPLKDSLASIFPVESNQGLSSDLYGPTLMPYRRNFFNYYNKSCETAKLFMDLDYSFAKFDYNAYQRFHSVLKTMNSNNRDT from the coding sequence ATGGAATTAGCTAACTCAAGCACAGGCAAGAAATTGCGTCAATTGGAAATATTTAAAGCTTATGCTAAACCTAATGGAATTTCAAGCGGGAGAAACGAGCTAGTACTTAATTATAATGACTTTATTGACTTGCTATTAAACTTTCGGTCGACATATTCTAATTTTGCAGGTGGCAGGTATAATCTAAATGAAATTCCCAGAAATGTGTTTGGCTGTATTTTCTTCGCTATGGATGAGAACAACAAAGGATACCTTAATTTGAATGATTGGTTTCATTTCAATAACATTCTCGAGTATGAAGGCTACCAGTACATTATATTGTTTGAGTTTTTTAGGAAATTCGAAGTTAAGCGGCCCCTGGGGGAGGCCAAATCAATTAATTACGGTAACAAGTTTCTGACATTTGATGAACTCTATCTTAATGCAGAACAGTTTCGCGCTACCCTTGGGCTTTTGCATGACTGTGTTACTGATCAGTTTATAGTTTCTAACGATCTATTTCTGGACTGGAACGGGTTTGAGTGGTTTCGATGGTACGAGGTTTTTCCTCGCGGGTCTTCTGCGTTTGGGCCTAGTATTTCCCTCAATTCGATCATATGTATGATACAAAACGATATCCGTGAAGAAAAGTTACGGCTGGGCTTCAATGCTTTGGCTTACAAGGATGTGCAATCTAAATCTACGCTGATTATGAAGGATGACCTCATTTCTTTAATGAGGCTATTTTATTCGCATCGAGTACCTGTGGGCGTGTTCAGTTCGTTACAGTTGGCAGCCGCCTCCAATAGTGGAATACAGAGCGGAACCGCTGTGAGCTACACGGTTTTCCGGGACTTATTCTTTCTATTCCATAATTTTGATATTTTGAACCAGCTTGTGCATAACTTTGCACAAGCTCATGCGTTTACTGCGAAGGAGGTCAGGGAACGACCAATTACAAAAAATAATTTACTTTCATTTCTAAATGTTGAATACAATAAAGTGAATAACATTATTGACTTTACACCAACCCAGTTGTCTTTATTGTTTTCCGTGGTTTCGCAGTTCAAGAAGTTACCTGAGCAAGATGCAAATGTACCACAAGAGCAGAAGGATTCCATCATAGAAAGTTTTCTCCAAGAAGAGTACTTACAAGGTGGCACCATTGGTGAAGGTAAGTTTCAAAAGTTTAGGGAAGATTGCAAAGATATTATCAGTGACAATGTTACAGATAAAAATGAAGAGAATATATTCTCGCGGTATTTGAGACTAATTCCTTTCCTTAAGAGCAAACTCGTTCAGACAACATCTGAAATCCATTCTCATGATAATATTACATTGGAAGATGTTATGAAGATCGTGAATCCTAACTATTTGCATGACGTCGTACACCGACTAGAACTAAAACGAATTCAGAAGGAAACAAGGAACTCCAACATGTACCTCTATCCTGTATGGGACTCTATCTATAATTTCTTTTTCGGTTCCATTGCTGGCTGTATTGGCGCTACTGCTGTATATCCAATTGATATGATTAAGACTAGGATGCAAGCCCAGAGAGCGAATTCACGGTACAAGAGCTATTTGGACTGTATGGTCAAAATCTTCTCAAGGGAAGGTATTCGTGGAATGTACTCTGGATTGGGTCCACAACTAATTGGAGTGGCGCCTGAAAAAGCCATCAAGCTAACGGTGAATGACTATATGCGTGAGGCACTAACCAGTAGAAGTGGGAAATTATCGTTTCCTAGTGAGGTACTGGCTGGTGCCTCTGCTGGCGCCTGTCAGGTTATGTTCACAAATCCGTTAGAAATAGTGAAGATTCGTTTGCAAGTTAAATCCGAATCTACCACTTCTCCTACAAAGCATATTAACGCTCTTTCCATTGTGAGGTCACTGGGATTCCGGGGATTGTATAAAGGTGCAGGTGCATGTCTACTAAGAGATATCCCTTTTTCAGCCATTTACTTTCCTTCTTATGCTCATTTTAAAGCTGATATTTTTCACTTTGATCCTAAAGATTCAAATAAGAGAAGCAGGCTAAGCACTTGGCAATTACTAGTTGCTGGTGCTCTGGCTGGAATGCCTGCTGCATTTCTAACTACGCCAGTGGATGTTGTAAAAACGCGATTACAAATTGAACCCAGGAAAGGTGAATCCATGTATAATGGCATATGGCATGCCTTCAGAACAATTTTTAAGGAAGAAGGTTTACGCAGCTTTTTTAAAGGTGGTCCAGCCCGTGTCTTAAGGTCTTCTCCGCAATTTGGTTTTACTTTAGCAGCATATGAGATTTTCCAAAACATATTTCCGACCCAGTCTGCAACTAATAAcgataataataataggAATGATAACTCACCAAAAATGAACAGCATTTTCCAACCACTAAAAGACAGTCTTGCAAGTATATTTCCAGTTGAGAGCAACCAAGGTTTATCCTCCGATCTATATGGCCCTACGCTGATGCCATATAGAAGGAATTTCTTTAATTACTACAATAAGAGTTGCGAAACCGCAAAATTATTTATGGATCTTGATTATAGTTTTGCGAAGTTTGATTATAACGCTTATCAACGATTCCACTCCGTGTTAAAAACCATGAACTCTAATAATCGCGACACCTAA
- a CDS encoding C2H2-type zinc finger protein (Syntenic homolog of Ashbya gossypii ADL050W; Syntenic homolog of Ashbya gossypii NOHBY403; No homolog in Saccharomyces cerevisiae; Non-syntenic homolog of Kluyveromyces lactis KLLA0F22319g), with protein sequence MGMPPSLHSQEMQTTFTGPVQSYPWTRHSDEDEDDADKAPQPAAAPVSSAGGGGEIEDSITDVAASPYMPSASANSVPPTPMAANVNVNAPISTGVRLTAKTCPVCLKAFTRKTSLNTHMLIHADIRPYRCRYNDCNKTFNVKSNLNRHLKIHKKQELLSEKSSLQDTDSGRSSEL encoded by the coding sequence ATGGGCATGCCGCCATCTCTCCATTCGCAGGAAATGCAAACTACGTTCACAGGGCCGGTTCAAAGTTACCCTTGGACGCGGCACAGCGACGAAGACGAGGACGATGCGGATAAAGCTCCCCAGCCTGCTGCCGCGCCCGTGTCGAGCGCGGGCGGTGGGGGAGAAATCGAGGACAGTATTACAGATGTAGCTGCTTCGCCGTATATGCCTTCTGCTAGCGCTAATAGTGTTCCCCCAACACCAATGGCTGCGAATGTTAATGTCAACGCCCCTATTTCCACCGGTGTACGACTGACAGCCAAGACCTGCCCAGTATGTCTGAAAGCTTTCACGCGGAAAACGTCTCTAAACACTCACATGCTCATCCATGCAGATATACGGCCATATCGTTGCCGATACAACGACTGTAACAAGACCTTCAATGTTAAAAGCAACCTCAATAGACACTTGAAGATACACAAGAAACAGGAACTGCTTTCCGAGAAGAGTTCCCTGCAGGATACTGATTCTGGCCGTTCAAGCGAATTGTAG
- a CDS encoding C2H2-type zinc finger protein (Syntenic homolog of Ashbya gossypii ADL052C-A; Syntenic homolog of Ashbya gossypii NOHBY451; No homolog in Saccharomyces cerevisiae; Non-syntenic homolog of Kluyveromyces lactis KLLA0F22319g), with translation MLSNEDENGVLFAQWLGTQPQEDPFCYQPYSGPFPSFPWTENLVLDTGSAGSASQSDEDTEFYSNFVIPPFTQYTQQQPNQQPQQQKQQQQLEREPVSRRPRQRSPLNDRTCPICHKVFTRKVSVKVHMVVHVNTKPYACDYPGCKKKFNVKGNLQRHSKCHRPNNDTTRKKGVANPRTNNAATTASAQQYLSACPESIQ, from the coding sequence ATGCTTTCAAACGAAGATGAAAATGGTGTTCTTTTCGCACAATGGCTAGGAACCCAGCCACAGGAAGATCCATTTTGTTACCAGCCCTATAGCGGGCCGTTTCCCAGTTTTCCTTGGACCGAAAACCTAGTGCTGGATACTGGGTCAGCAGGTTCTGCTTCGCAGTCGGACGAGGATACAGAATTTTACAGCAATTTTGTTATTCCACCATTTACACAGTACACGCAACAGCAGCCAAACCAGCAACCACAGCAGcagaagcagcagcagcagttAGAACGCGAGCCAGTTTCTAGGCGGCCAAGACAGCGTAGCCCCCTCAATGATCGCACTTGCCCGATCTGTCACAAAGTCTTTACTAGGAAGGTTTCTGTTAAGGTCCACATGGTAGTTCATGTTAACACGAAACCTTACGCATGTGATTATCCTGGTTgcaaaaaaaaattcaaCGTCAAGGGGAATCTACAACGGCATTCTAAGTGCCATAGACCCAATAACGACACGACTCGTAAGAAGGGTGTTGCAAATCCCAGGACAAATAACGCGGCCACAACCGCCAGCGCTCAGCAATATTTGTCTGCATGCCCCGAGTCGATCCAATGA
- the PST2 gene encoding flavodoxin-like fold family protein (Non-Syntenic homolog of Saccharomyces cerevisiae YDR032C (PST2) and YBR052C (RFS1) not in Ashbya gossypii; syntenic homolog of Eremothecium cymbalariae Ecym_8390), whose translation MSTKKVAIIIYTTYGHVAKLAEAERQGVISAGGSADIYLVPETLPEEALKGLHAPPKPDYPVATPDVLTSYDYFLFGMPTRFGSFPAQWKAFWDATGGLWASGALHGKFFGMFISTGTGAGNETTILNSLSVPVHHGMNFISLGYKNVAQYLSNTEVAHGGSPWGAGTLAGADGSRQPSETELKVAEIQGQTFFQTISSI comes from the coding sequence ATGTCTACTAAGAAGGTTGCAATTATAATCTACACTACTTACGGTCACGTTGCCAAGTTAGCAGAGGCTGAACGCCAGGGGGTTATCTCTGCTGGAGGTAGCGCGGACATATACCTTGTCCCCGAAACCCTTCCCGAGGAAGCACTAAAGGGATTACATGCTCCACCAAAGCCAGACTATCCTGTAGCCACTCCAGATGTGCTAACTTCTTATGACTATTTCTTGTTTGGTATGCCTACTAGATTCGGTTCATTCCCAGCGCAGTGGAAGGCATTCTGGGACGCAACCGGTGGTTTATGGGCAAGCGGCGCCCTACACGGTAAGTTTTTCGGTATGTTCATTTCAACCGGGACCGGTGCAGGTAACGAAACTACCATCTTAAACTCGCTTTCAGTACCCGTTCACCACGGTATGAACTTCATTTCGCTAGGCTACAAGAACGTAGCTCAGTATCTAAGCAATACCGAAGTAGCACATGGAGGCTCACCATGGGGAGCAGGAACCCTTGCAGGCGCAGACGGTTCGCGCCAACCATCGGAGACAGAGTTGAAGGTAGCCGAGATCCAAGGCCAAACCTTCTTCCAAACCATCTCATCTATTTAG
- the EAF3 gene encoding Eaf3p (Syntenic homolog of Ashbya gossypii ADL052W; Syntenic homolog of Saccharomyces cerevisiae YPR023C (EAF3)), with protein sequence MEFEIDGKCLCYHGPLLYEARVLRIYDPVTKTYRDKHNSRVEPTEEDKLPEDALGRPLWFVHYQGWKATWDEWVSQERIRPYNDENLALKKQLVRDMKEAAAAAKRSKSKGGAPSSGSSSGATSAKRERSPLNKGRGTSGSAAAAAIPDPQNPTTQSQKLLQSVLQEHQTPRILLRMPLALKSLLVDDWELITKDRKLLALPCSPSAEEILNAYRDDRSAQLPSPVSQTLLHEFVEGIRLYFDQALSHLLLYRLERPQFSELLGTTATIIQNDENQEGSTNVLTSSYPRPSTIYGGIHLIRLLSLMPELISGTTMDEKSCHTVVSQCETLLAWIANRSSTLIPNNYVNTSAQYEGVALGM encoded by the coding sequence ATGGAGTTTGAGATTGATGGGAAATGCCTTTGTTACCATGGGCCTTTACTTTATGAAGCGCGCGTTTTGCGGATCTACGATCCAGTGACGAAGACGTATCGCGACAAGCATAACAGCAGAGTGGAGCCTACAGAGGAGGACAAACTACCTGAAGATGCGCTTGGTCGACCTCTTTGGTTTGTACATTATCAGGGTTGGAAGGCTACATGGGACGAGTGGGTCAGCCAGGAGCGTATCCGTCCATATAACGACGAAAACTTGGCTCTAAAGAAACAGCTGGTACGCGACATGAAGGAGgctgcagcagcagccaAGCGCTCCAAAAGCAAGGGAGGAGCGCCCTCTAGTGGCAGTAGCAGCGGTGCCACCTCAGCCAAGCGCGAGCGCTCGCCGCTGAATAAAGGACGGGGCACCTCTGGTTCTGCTGCCGCCGCCGCAATCCCAGATCCTCAGAACCCCACAACACAATCTCAGAAACTGCTTCAGTCAGTGCTTCAGGAGCATCAAACTCCTCGTATTCTACTACGTATGCCTCTAGCGCTAAAATCTCTACTTGTTGATGACTGGGAACTGATTACTAAGGACCGCAAACTGCTAGCGTTGCCGTGTTCTCCATCAGCGGAGGAGATCTTGAACGCTTATCGCGATGATAGATCGGCCCAGTTGCCGTCCCCTGTCTCCCAAACCCTACTTCACGAGTTTGTCGAAGGCATCCGTCTCTACTTTGACCAGGCGCTTTCACACCTGCTACTGTACCGCCTCGAGCGTCCGCAATTTAGCGAGCTTCTAGGCACAACGGCTACAATCATACAAAATGACGAGAATCAAGAAGGATCTACGAACGTCCTGACGTCGTCATACCCTCGCCCAAGTACAATATACGGCGGTATACATCTTATCAGGCTACTTAGTCTCATGCCTGAGCTTATCTCAGGCACTACAATGGATGAGAAAAGCTGCCACACGGTTGTCTCACAATGTGAAACTCTGCTTGCATGGATAGCTAATAGGTCGTCGACATTGATACCTAACAATTACGTAAATACAAGTGCACAATATGAGGGTGTCGCGTTAGGTATGTAG
- the YCK3 gene encoding casein kinase YCK3 (Syntenic homolog of Ashbya gossypii ADL053C; Syntenic homolog of Saccharomyces cerevisiae YER123W (YCK3)) gives MGNRQPQHVVGIHYAVGPKIGEGSFGIIFEGENIMDGSNSTLDENEVGQTGNGTRRPVAIKFEPRRSEAPQLRDEFRAYRILNKCRGIPRAYYFGQEGIHNILIIDLLGPSLEDLFEWCGRKFSVKTTCMLAKQMIDRVRVIHERDLIYRDIKPDNFLIAEYQRELANGEVVKSCAQSANHDPNLIYVVDFGMAKQYRDPKTKQHIPYRERKSLSGTARYMSINTHFGREQSRRDDLESLGHVFFYFLRGSLPWQGLKAPNNKAKYEKIGLTKQKLKPEDLLSEHVPMQFAEYLKYCRALKFEEEPDYDYLISLMDSVMHDLHLEENQEYDWMELNDHTGWNIKINKRANLHGYGNPNPGNYNNNTNNPNHKSHSQRQSDPKQPFQQVLTSSNHQQHAYTKSTSKAQKPHSQSAPHRGSYSAKHRLKFPLSGNEMFSTNPTAKQAMAAQSYDAFGKRMLRTGQQNQSDHDSLAEPGVFGRLCCCSWC, from the coding sequence ATGGGGAACCGACAACCTCAGCATGTTGTGGGTATCCACTATGCAGTAGGCCCAAAGATTGGTGAAGGCTCTTTTGGTATCATCTTTGAGGGTGAAAATATAATGGATGGATCCAATTCTACTTTAGATGAAAATGAAGTAGGTCAAACAGGTAACGGTACTCGTAGGCCAGTTGCGATAAAGTTTGAGCCACGCAGGTCGGAAGCTCCGCAGCTTAGGGATGAATTTAGAGCTTATCGGATACTTAATAAGTGTCGTGGTATTCCCCGTGCGTATTATTTTGGTCAGGAGGGAATACACAACATTCTTATTATTGACTTGCTTGGACCGTCCTTGGAAGATCTTTTTGAGTGGTGTGGAAGAAAATTTAGTGTGAAGACTACTTGTATGTTGGCCAAGCAGATGATTGATAGGGTCCGCGTAATCCATGAACGTGATTTAATATATAGGGACATTAAGCCGGACAATTTTCTCATTGCAGAGTACCAGAGGGAGTTGGCAAATGGGGAGGTTGTGAAGAGTTGTGCACAGTCAGCTAACCACGATCCTAACTTGATCTACGTTGTAGACTTTGGGATGGCAAAACAGTACCGGGACCCAAAGACTAAGCAACATATACCCTACCGGGAGCGGAAGTCGCTCAGTGGAACTGCGCGTTATATGTCAATTAACACGCACTTTGGTAGGGAGCAGTCCCGGCGTGATGACTTAGAGTCACTTGGTCATGTATTCTTTTACTTCTTAAGAGGCTCATTACCTTGGCAGGGACTCAAAGCTCCAAATAACAAGGCCAAATATGAAAAGATAGGATTGACTAAGCAGAAACTAAAACCGGAGGATTTACTGTCGGAACATGTTCCCATGCAATTTGCGGAATACTTGAAATACTGTCGTGCGCTCAAGTTTGAAGAGGAGCCTGATTATGATTACTTGATTTCCTTGATGGACTCAGTCATGCATGACTTGCATCTAGAGGAAAATCAGGAATATGACTGGATGGAATTGAATGATCATACTGGCTGGAATATAAAGATTAATAAAAGAGCCAACTTGCATGGTTATGGGAACCCCAATCCTGGTAACTATAACAACAATACGAACAATCCAAACCATAAATCACACTCGCAGCGCCAATCGGACCCTAAACAACCTTTCCAACAGGTTCTGACATCATCAAACCATCAACAACATGCCTACACCAAGAGTACTTCTAAAGCTCAAAAACCACATTCGCAGTCTGCACCGCACAGGGGCTCCTACTCGGCGAAGCATAGACTAAAGTTCCCATTGAGCGGGAACGAGATGTTTTCTACAAATCCAACAGCAAAGCAAGCAATGGCAGCTCAATCTTACGATGCTTTTGGGAAGCGAATGCTGAGAACAGGTCAACAGAACCAATCTGACCATGATTCACTAGCGGAGCCCGGTGTTTTTGGTAGGCTATGTTGCTGCAGTTGGTGTTGA
- a CDS encoding HHL147Cp (Syntenic homolog of Ashbya gossypii ADL054W; Syntenic homolog of Saccharomyces cerevisiae YER124C (DSE1)): MGLTYNRETDTLYSSDMSGYVIAWDMSQLHKSGIANDIKLMTLCTGTKSVFLGSDLSTTIQCGNVVISPSAPDRRGSEENVTRKDIYLKCFKNGALVTLNGHELGIHHQKETKCQVRV; encoded by the coding sequence ATGGGGTTAACATATAATAGGGAAACTGATACATTATACAGCAGCGACATGAGCGGTTACGTAATCGCATGGGACATGTCTCAGCTTCACAAATCTGGCATTGCAAATGATATAAAACTTATGACGTTATGCACTGGCACCAAATCTGTTTTTCTTGGCAGTGACTTATCAACAACGATTCAGTGCGGCAATGTCGTCATATCTCCAAGTGCCCCTGATCGACGCGGATCCGAGGAGAACGTTACTAGAAAGGATATCTATTTGAAATGCTTTAAGAATGGAGCTCTTGTGACTTTAAACGGTCATGAATTGGGGATACATCACCAAAAAGAAACCAAATGTCAGGTGAGAGTGTAA